CTCATTAAGTAGCTTAAAACAAGTTGATTCAGCTGCATCTCTTCTGTCATCACCATTAGTTTTCACACCTTGACCATCCTTTTCAGATTCAGCAGCATCCATGCCAAACGTATCAGTCAACCATCTGGACCAATTCCCAACCTGCAGATGTATATCATGTGTTAACAATCAGTAGTGCAAGGGAGCCCTATTCTAGATTGTTTGTTTGTTTGATCATCATGCAATTGCAAGGATTTCATAATTTAAGTGCATACAGAGTTCTTCAGCTGTGCGCCTGATCCAAAGCTTAAGTCCCCAGCTGGAATCGGCAGAACTCTTGAGTCCACAATTGGGTCAGATATAGGATCCGTGGGTATCTCATTCTCTGATTCACGAAGGATGGCATTAAACATAGCAATATCTAAACGGGCTATGCAGTGCTCCATCACCTGATAGAAACAGAAAATTTCATGAGAAAACTTCACACAAAAGATACCATTaccaaagaaacaaaaataagCATCTGAAAGCATACCAATTTTGCCAACACTGGTAAACATCCACACTCATGTCCACCAGCACGAAGAGGACAGATTCTGCTTAATGCATCATGAAATGCAGTTTTCCAGATATCGATAGAAAAACTTCCATGTTGATGATCACCCAAAGAATGCCCTAACAACCTCCCAATCTTTGGAGTTGACAAATCTTCTACAGGGGTTTGCATGTGGGGTGTCATTGCCTGTGAAATGAAAATCCTTCAGAAAACTGAAAACTTGGATTAATTTGCAATAGGTTTTAATCATCACTGTTTTAGAAGCCATACTCAGCTTTCTGAAAAGTGCCAAGACAGTAATAGGGTGAACTTTTACCTGCCACCACACAGACTCGACAATCCGAGAAAAGATCCAAGATTCAATCTTCTCCAATGCATCCAGCAATGTGCTAGTTTCACGCCAATCATCTGGCACCTGCATGATATTGGGTTTCGCATACTTGTCATTGTAGTTACTTTTCCATCGTGTTGGAGCGGAACTCCTGTCAGGCTTCTTTGCACCATTTGTGTTGAAAAGCTTAACTGGACTTGAGTGTCGTGAAGAACCAAATGTTTGTGCAATGATTTCTCTCAGGACAACTGTGTTCGATAGCCAAAATGTCAACCTACATCAAAATTAGATTCTCAGTTCTTAAATTTTGATCTGAAGGAGTTGACGGTAATGACAATAAGGGGAAACAAGCAGTAGAGGGTAGTGATAATTTACCTTGAAACATCATTGCCACAAGACTTTGCAACAAGCACAAGCCCAGAAACTGAATTTCTTGCGACTGAAGCTTTCTTAACTGAGGACCAAAATTTTGATGCATGAATGTAAATCCTAGATAGACGGCGAGCTGGTGTATGCAACTTATGTGATGAACAACCGTGCTCTGGCACCACAGAGTAGAGAGAAACCTCGAGGGCAGCAACTTCACGTAGCTCCTGCTCCAACTTCTCAATTTTTGAATATAATTCCTCAGTATTTTCATATGAAACTGAGTTGCCATTATCAGCTATGTTTTCTTCAGTATCAGCAATTTCATCATCAGTGCCAGTACTCTGATCACATTTTGGAGCTTCATCCAATATATCGATCTCCTTTGCCTCTTCAATGGCTTTACCTTCAATCTCTCTGCCCTCAATGGCAATACCATCAGTTACTTTGCCCTCAATAGGTTTATCATCAGTGACTTCACATTCAATGGCCTTATCATCCTTCATTCCGTCCTCAATGTCCTTATCATTCTTAGCTCTGTCCTCAATAGCTTTATCATTGGTGGCTCTACCTTCAAAAGCACTATCATCCTTGATTCTGCCCTCAACTGCTTTATCATCTGTGGGTCTATCCTCAATAGCTTTGTCATCTGTTTCCTCAGACATCTCGGATGAAGAACAAGAAGGAGCTTTCGGAGTCTCTGGCTTCTTCATTTTAACAGTTTTAGCACCATTAGCTGCTTTGTTTGTTTTTGGCGATTTGTTCTGGCTACTGTTTGACGATATAAACTGCAGCTTGGTGTGGATTTGACGATTGGAAATGCTTCTTGCTGAGCGTGGGCTGTTTTCCTTAGACTCTTTCCTTGCTAGCTTCTTTGGAACCCTTGAGACTCTTTTCACTTTAGTGTCTTCGTTACTGGTAGCCTCACCAGGTGATGAAAGGGAATTTCTAGCTGGTTCATAGTCTGATTCAGTTTCCTTCCCTTGTTTACCATCTCTTTCCACATCACTTGAATGATCATCTCTCTCTTCCCCATTCTCTTTGGCACCCATTTCAGTATCCTTTGTGATGCACTAGAAGTTTGATACCTGGACAGATCACCAACAGAATTAGAAACACCAGCAAAGTCCTATCAGCTTAAGAACGTCAATAGGGAATTTCCAAGATGGTTTGACAAATTCAAATGattatgaaatgaaaaaaaaaaataaaaggaaaaaaaggCACAGGCACAATAGTAGCAACTTGCATTGAAGAAAATAAAAGATGCAGTGCAAGTTCAGAGCTGATATGTAGAGCCATCTGCACCCCTAAGATTAAAAATGCAGCTTCCAGTAAGAAATCCACTTAAAAGCATGTTCCTGAATACTGACAGGCATTCTTAGAAGCAAATGTTCACCATGGAGACATTCACTATAAAACATAGTTGCACACAGATCAATCCTCTGCATCCTAATAAGTTAATAAAAACTAAAAAGTGCAGCTTACAATAAGCATTCACCACGGAGCAAGACAGTAAGTCCTAAATCTTTGGTCCTGACAAGCAAATGTTGACATCATAAACCAAGCGACAGGACAGCAACTCAAATCATGAACTGGACAGCTGAGCAAGATTTCTGTCTTGCAAGCAAAATTGAAAATTCTCTAACAACTTAATAAGAGAATCTGGTACAAATAATATTGTCCACAGGACAAGCGAGTAATTCGCTCGGACAGACGGTAGTTGGGAGGCACATGGCCGTGGGGCTCCAGCCGATCTTGGACCACGGTGCCCCTGGATTGCATTCGAGAAGGAGGAGGTCCCAGGGCGATGAGAGAGCCCCAGACATAAAGCTGCGCCATAACTTAACTACAGAGAGATCTGACAAGCCACTGGTATGGCAAAGGTAATTACGGTCCATGATGGATGCAGACGCGGTTGATACTGAGCATGAGGCAGTACTTGATTCCACAAGAATCACCGGGCCTGTTCGCTttgaggaattctggaggaatttggatggtttggaggaatgctggagaaATCTACGAGAGAAAAATATGGTTCCGGATAAAAGAAAGAAGCGAATGGtaaagggcacgcgaacgggaccACTATGTCCTAGTCCATTCCTCGAAATTGCCAATCACCCGACAAAACAGGCAGGTCCATCAATTCGATTTACACACCGTTGCAACAAATGGCAGCAGCAATTTTCACACGGAAAAGCCCAAGAAAGTTGAGAAAACGATAATTATCAGGCAGTTAACAAAACAGAAAAGTGGGAATCACCCCACAACTTCAGTCTAAAAATGCCAGCCTAATCCGTGTTGTAAGATATAGTAACTGACATTGGAGGAAAAAAAAAAATGCTCAGACGGCACAGGAGCAAGcatagttggccatgcagcccgagcaaGAACAAGAACATGAAATGAATATAATATAGACCTCGCACGCCCAGAAGCCACCAATTTGGCTTAGTCGGTCCGcgaatgctgaccggatgcttgCTGCAACCAATCTACAAGCGCACGCAGCAAACGCAGAGCTCGTCAGACCAAGATCCCACCAGTTTCAGCAACGGAACGTCGCGGCGTCAATAAAAGAAAGTTCGAGCCCAGGACTGCAAAAGGAAATGCAACCTCCAAATCTCGAATCGGACACGACGGCACTCCAATCTCCCCCCAATGCACAAGAACCAGATTCCGGGGGGTCGATGGGATTAGGAGGGAGGAAGGCGAAACGGTAAGCAGAGCAGAAGCCGCTGGTGCTCACCGAGGTTCTCGCGGTTGCCGCGCCGGTTCAGTTCCTCGCGCGCGACGCGGGCGGGAGCGGGACGAGGAGCGAGACGAGGGAGGCTGTTGCTCTATCTGTTTCTGTTCCTTCTTTTTCTAATCTAACTATAATGGCGCGCCTGCGCAGGGTTTAGTTTAACGCGGTGTGGGAGTGGGCGCCGCCGTCGTTCCCGAGGGAATGTTGGTGCGGAGCGGCGCCGCGTGGGCGGTCGGCGCGGGAGGGGACGGCTAGGCGGCCACCGGCCGCTTGGCTGGTCTGGCGGCCGCTTCTAGGCGCGGGGCGGCGGGCTACGGCTACGGCGAGGCAGGAAGGCAGGCAGGGCAGGCGTCACTGGCATGGCAAGGAGGAGTGCCACCGcttgggcgtgggcgtgggcgtgggcgtgggcgccgTTGCTGCTATGCTTATAGGAACGTGTGTTTGGAGGCCGCCGAATCTGCTCACCGCACGGTGAGTCGGTGACCCTAGCAACCGGCTCGTTGGGGCGTGTGGCCTATCAAGTTCCCCTACAATTCCATTGTTGTGCAAACTGTCAGATCTGCCACCATCCATTTTCTTCCTCATTGCTAGGTCACTGTTCCTCTCAATGGACCCATCTATCGCGCTCCTAGTAATACCGACGACCGTGAAAGGATCGAGATAGGTGGACGACGGGCGGAGCATAAACCACGGCATAAAGTCATGAATTATCGTCAACGTGTCTCACGATTTTCATCAGGTCGGATCAGGCACGCAGCAAAAATGCATCACAGATCGGTATACAGCCAGTTAGTCAGTCTTTTACCCTCGTTACCATTAATTGTAGTTACTTCTTCAGTTGTCTAGGACATATTTGTTTGAAAACAACTTGTTACATTGTGGATTGTGAAAAAAAAATGAACTTGCCAGAAGATGCAGATAAGAAAAATGGTAGTTGTTTGGCAACCTGGATTCTAGAGTTGTTGGGTTGTTGAAGGGTCACCGAGTGACAAGAGGTTGTTTGGTTCTCGGCCGTTGTTCGCGACAAGAGATTGTTTGGTTCTCGGCCGTTGTTTGCCAAGCCGCATCTGTGGCGTCGCTGAATGTGCGGTGGCAAAATTGGCCGCCTCACTTTGTGGCATGATTTTCTGCTTCAACTAGTTTCACGAACCAAGCAGCTGCATCAAAAGGTGTCgcgtatcagtattagggatatcCGAAGAAGGGATATAAGGACCGCGGATGACAACTCATCTAGATAATCAAGGACGTATTTTAGTCTCGACTGACCCCAAAAGGATAGTTtccgcctcgccagacccctcgggcatgggccccgtgtcgcccgaccccgagggtacAGGAGCCGTCTCGCCAGACCCTGagggtacgggctccgtctcgcccaacccgttgggcgcgggctccgtctcgcccgacccctcgggcgcgggctccacctcgcccggcgGGGTCGGTACCACCCCCAACCACTGCGGGTCCAAGCGTGTGGGCCTGGGTCAAGCCTCTGGCACCAGAAGGGGCGTGGGCACGCCTTGACGTGACCCGTGGCCACGACAGGCCACACTCGGGGGTTCGCATCGCCAACAGTGACGGGTGTGTGGGCGTTGTGCTGCCTAAACCCCGTACGGCCGCTAATAGGCATGTCGGTTCACCACGCCGTCCGTCGAGACGGGATGGGACGCCACGACCAGCTGAGGACGTCGAGGCATAGCACCAGTGGTGAACAGGAgcccgacgtggagccatccctgtcaccatctacagcgtcggtgggacccgcatgaaggagaagaaggacgtgGCGATCCCAGAGGGCTTCTTCTCCTCGattctctccctctttctctctctcgtctCTTTTTATGATGTAACCTGCATCTTCcctttcttctataaaaggggaacacAACGCAACACAACACAAAGAGATAGGcgcgagcacacggctgagcagctgaACAAACTCTCTGCACTTTTtaatccttccaccagagacttgggatctgctccctctctcgcccatctgtaacccctactacagacagtgccggtaacacgagcagcagcagactggacgtagggacgttctgcccgaatcagtataatccttgtgtcctccgagcacaccatctgtGCCAGACgcgcaaactagaaatttactagctggtgatccgaaacaccgacaaaaagGTGTGGCAACCTAAAGTTGGCAGTGGCGTGCCATggcgggcaaccaaacacccctaagTACAAACTGTGAAAAGCTAGGTGAGACCACCCTCTTGGATTGTTACAATTCTAGAGTAGAAAGCTACTCCTACCGTATTtgctagtttgtttgtttcagttCGGATTATATATCAAAACAATAAAACCATAATTCAAACAACACTTTTGATCTTCACATGAGGAACCTGGTAGGTTTTTTTCTAGCTCATTGTAAGACCTATTCGACTTATAGCATGTGGTAAGTATGTTCACCTGTTCTAGAAATTTGATGTCcttaaaaaataaagaaaaaagaacaAATATTGAGACAGCTGGAGATTTTTTAGGGGACACACAAGCAAATTTCAGTAGCCTCACCAAACTTCCCCACACGTCCATCCGTTAATTAACACAAAATACTGAAATAATAAAACTCCGGACAGAATCTGTATCATACTCCGTAATGAGGAACCAGCTTTTTGAACAAAAAGCTTCATTCCGATCGAAAGACAGAGGAATCTATCCTCGTCGTTTTTTTCTAAAAGAAGGCGTTAGCACGTGTTTAGTTTTGGGAAAAgttgaaatttggctactgtagtactttcgtttttatttggtaattagtgttcaatcatgcactaattaggctcaaaacattcgtctcgcgatttcccaccaaactatgtaattagttttttttcgtctacatttaatgctccatacacatatcgcaagattcgatgtgatggatactacCATTTTTTTGGAAGTTTTTTTTAACTAAACACGGGCTTAACAGAGGTCGGAAGCGCATGTCCAGCCAGGGCTCCCCAAAAGAGTGGCGCGCGCACTCGGGATCCGCAGCCCCCTATCCGCGGGGGTGTGACCGGCAGAGGCTGTCGGTGGTGGCAGCGCCACCGCCGGTTCCAGGTGACCGTCGCCGTCACAGGATCGGATTAGGCGCCTTAATCACGAACGCATGTTACTGTTCTGCCCTCACTAAGGCCTTGTTCGTTTGTTCCGTATTCAAAACGGACCTGTTTTCCTTCCTGAGCTGGATTGAGCGGATCCCAGTGGTTCAATAAAACCTGGTGAACATATTGAAAACGGGTCTGTTTTTCTTCCCGAGGGTAGGAAGCCGGGAATTAATCCTGTGGAATGAGACAGGAAAAACACTAGAAATGGACCGGCTACGATTCAACCATAAATTAATCGAACAGCCGTTTCCGGTTAGGCTAGTATTGATTCTGAGTCCGGGTAATCCACCTGGAACGGGCCACGTTCTGGAgccaaaacgaacgaggcctaacCAGTTTATTTATCATACGCCGGAGCTGCCGGTGGCCCGGTGCTTGGCCGTGTAAACAAACACCGAACCTGTCAGGCGGCAGCAGCTGGGCGCCCGCCGCCCGGTGCCCTCACCCTTTCAGCTCGCCGTCACGTCACGTCACATCGCTGACGCCTACTGCTCCCCCGCGGTGGCCCCACACCGTACAGGTATACGGCCGAGCGTATGAGCAATGTACAGGGCAGCGCAGAATACAATTTTTGGCTACTAGTAGTGTACACTGTACAGTTGCCTCCTTCgctgactgaaactggctgaaaaatattgtttctgGCTGAATTGTGGTGAGAGAAACCGACTGaaaaaaagaagtcaaacaaGCCAAATATGGAATAAACCGAGGAGGGCCAATGTGTGGATACTTTTTCTGTGTATATACATTTGTCATCATGTGGCACCTTTTATTTTGTGCCATTCTATATTGGCCTGATCATATATGGGTTAACCACCAACCACC
Above is a genomic segment from Miscanthus floridulus cultivar M001 chromosome 3, ASM1932011v1, whole genome shotgun sequence containing:
- the LOC136542083 gene encoding uncharacterized protein: MGAKENGEERDDHSSDVERDGKQGKETESDYEPARNSLSSPGEATSNEDTKVKRVSRVPKKLARKESKENSPRSARSISNRQIHTKLQFISSNSSQNKSPKTNKAANGAKTVKMKKPETPKAPSCSSSEMSEETDDKAIEDRPTDDKAVEGRIKDDSAFEGRATNDKAIEDRAKNDKDIEDGMKDDKAIECEVTDDKPIEGKVTDGIAIEGREIEGKAIEEAKEIDILDEAPKCDQSTGTDDEIADTEENIADNGNSVSYENTEELYSKIEKLEQELREVAALEVSLYSVVPEHGCSSHKLHTPARRLSRIYIHASKFWSSVKKASVARNSVSGLVLVAKSCGNDVSRLTFWLSNTVVLREIIAQTFGSSRHSSPVKLFNTNGAKKPDRSSAPTRWKSNYNDKYAKPNIMQVPDDWRETSTLLDALEKIESWIFSRIVESVWWQAMTPHMQTPVEDLSTPKIGRLLGHSLGDHQHGSFSIDIWKTAFHDALSRICPLRAGGHECGCLPVLAKLVMEHCIARLDIAMFNAILRESENEIPTDPISDPIVDSRVLPIPAGDLSFGSGAQLKNSVGNWSRWLTDTFGMDAAESEKDGQGVKTNGDDRRDAAESTCFKLLNELSDLLMLPKDMLLEKTIRKEVCPSIGLPLVTRILCNFTPDEFCPDPVPGMVLEELNSESFLERFTEKNMISTFPVTAAPVVYCPPTLEDVTEKVADTACGNPELDRRGSMVQRRGYTSDDDLDDLEFPLASLYDKSNPPSPCNTGVAHFSTRQGASIENVRHELLREVWSERR